Below is a window of Humulus lupulus chromosome 9, drHumLupu1.1, whole genome shotgun sequence DNA.
acaaaaatagGGGTTTGCTTCTTcctttcccgtacatcatcttcttcacttctcctttgagagttttgagttcttggtgggaattcaagctagggaaacttaagggctggattggagacttgttttagcttgtgagggaggtccaaaaccggtTCCAAGGTGAGctttagccactggtttttatacatgctctgttttgattgttagtttcagccttagagttttgatgtgggaagtgtgaatcaaagggggttttagtgttagattgattggggtttgatgagagtgagctaagggtgttgtttgggggtttaattatatgtttgggagaggttctatgtaggtttgaaggactggtttgagagggaatcgCACAGGGGAAAATTGGTTCGTGCGTGGGCGTTCTTGCTGTTCTGGGCTGGGCGCTGCGGCGCAGCatgggtgcgccgcggcccttggcgtttggcaggcagggagctctctctgtttgagggcgcgccgcggcgcagcaggggagggccgcgacccttaaggccaattttgttaaaatgtggtttttaacttggggattcaaaccataggcctcggggttggacctagtacccggttgggtagtatttgatgtctcgggggctgggatttggtttgggaaccctcggttatcatttttattgatgaattctataatttggttatgaccaggtgaccgtcaaggattttaaaggttgatcgttctcaggggtcgttcatattataattctcactcgaaccagaggtaagaaaacagtgtatgaatacagttgcaccctgtataggtatatgacatgcatggtttgatattgaagcatgttggttgatttatgtgaacatggattgcatgttaaatgctagtgaatgctgattacctgtttgagacactgactagtcagggaccgactctaaagtcgatgatcacgcattgaatggctctatggcattaatgcgggaccgaccctaaggtcgaagaacttataagcgcttgcctggtctacgaccagatgactatagccaaggtatatgaccccggtgaccatttgtcacgtggctaagggacgttgtccatagtttcgactctagagtcgtgaggaaggttatgttggtgaccaatcaccatgcacctgtcctgaacaagcttattaaagaaatcacctatcagttaagccctggtgaccctatcgtcacatggctagagggggcgatgctcattactgtgacttttggctattgtcacctatttgttggactgatagtcctgaatggttattatgatcgttgtcgatattatatcatgtcttactatgttttcttgctgggccttggctcgtgggtgctatgtggtgcaggtaaaggaaaggagaagcttcgccagccttgagtggagagcttgggcgacgtgatgtacatacagggccgcttgaccgccacggtcaaggagttctcagagggactaggggtttaccctatttttgccgcttatgccggcggggactgtaaatttgaaacaatagcgactcttttgtattacgaactacttgtaaacattttaaaaggctcatgagcagtttatttacttaatggaatatatcctttcctttttactggtttttcacctaaACCTGTTAatagtacctagatcacgtttttagccaaaggactcgggtagcgagtcaaatttctggttcactgttcaccgtaactgttctggggtaactagggcgttacagtatgtattgtttgaatttgactgtgtgaaatctgatcaaccgtaaaattttgaatttttttttgggttttttgagaggtacgatagggtacgatagtgtgacgataggggtacgatagtgtTTGTGTTTTCTCATAACTTCAGCTTGAAGATGACTatacgataggggtacgatagtggtACGATAGTTTTGTGTTTTCTGataacttgaggttgaagatgaaggtacgatagggtacgatattAGGTACGATGTGTGCCTGCTATTGGGAACAAATTGTTGGGTTGTTATATTCCGATGGTGTACGATGTGTGGTACGATGGTGCACGATAATTTTATAGTTcctgtttttattattttttcagtgGTGTCCGGTATGgtgcgatagtgtccgatagttgctcgatagtagATTGCAGAATaaaaatttgatgttttttttgttattctatttaattgggtatttatttgttttatgcagaatttaagacctccacaactgatagttccagtagAAGAACATTTTACACGACGTATCACTTGGCGCGGTAGTTGGTACTTTCCAAAGATTAAAGCATAATTTATACagtgtggtttattggatagggtgaaggaatcccctttcaaacagttcttcGTGGCAgaaccattaaatttttctggtgccttagtccatcagctgttgttgcacaaattcagaggggagaagactgacgaagtccagttttatattgggaaaaaatgatgtagatttagccaattggagttcgctttagttactggtttaaatttCGAGGCCAGACCGTCTGAAGCTGAGATTAAAGCGAAGACCACTTCGGATCGGTTGATTCTTGAGTACTTCAATGGTCATTCCCCAGTGAGCATAAGGCAACTgcgcagaacttttgagagttatcaaatagttgatgatgtgtacaagatGAGTTTGTGTTTATTAGTAGAGGGTGTTTTGAAAGGTCGTGAGGAGAAGTTGATGGTTTGGACTGACATGCTGAAGATGGTAGATGACGTTGACTTCTTTTTCCAGTACCCGTGGGGGAAGATATCATACCAGaagttgttacaaacttgtcaaaaagactttgtagaaatgaagaagcatttacagaagaagattgagaaaggaaagactcagaaggagcccaagtactctatttatgggtatgctgcagcattgcagtattgggcttttgagtccaacattgagttgggtcaggattatgctgtgagattgggccaaggcattccaagaatgatcaactggcagagcaaggagaaagtagagatacacaaagagcaaattattaaattgtttgccaaaaaggtgagcttttactttactttttaaatattttgaatgttctatatttttttttctagatatgaAATTCTATGGGTACTGCACGATAGgaatacgatagggtacgatttgagtacgattgtggggttattttgtggttttttgtcaACTGTTTGAAAACTGGCTAAGGGGTACGATTTGGTACGATGATGGTCCGATTGGGGTATGATATATATTCTTTATTAATGTAGTTGTATAGGTACGATATTGGTATGAtgttgtacgatgatggtacgatagttagtaagtaattctcacttacgggtacgatattgttatgttatgggtacgatatgggtacgataattgcatgatatgggtacgatatggtacgattgaggtacgataattgcatgatatgggtacgatatgttACGATTGAGGTACGATTgtggtacgattggggtacgataggtTACCATTGTTCACCGATgacaattacttattttttatattgttttactttccaatctaaatattcattgtttttggtggcagttgacagtatacccctacctgtgtgcccgacctactgaagaacagtatgtgaggacccttacagacaatgaagccccattgtatgtggacatggggttagaggaactagaggtgGGTGCCGATGGACAGCCTACACAGGAAGCCTTACAGAGGCAGGCTGAAAAGCTTGCTGAAAAGTTAGCTGAGCAAGAAGAAGcatcaaatatttttaaggaggttCCACCACCTCCAGCACCTGAGGCAcctgaggttcccccatcagcaCCTCATGCCAGCACCTCCTCCCAAGCTGAGCAACCAGGCTACTCTATGATTTTGGCTAGGTTGGAAAAGGTTGAAGGGCAACAAAGTGCCCTTATTAAAGGTCAGTCCGAGATCTTGGGTCAATTGCAGAAGCTGATGACAATGATGGAATATCTTAGTAGGCCAGCTCCAGATCCACACCCTCAGTCCACTGAAGAAGGCCCTCAGTCTCCTGTAgatgaagacattctccctaacgatTACAGACCTGATGATGTAGATGATCACATTTTTCGCACCCCAGAGGATATGAAAATTACTGTAATCGGAGATACTGAAGATTCTGAGGTACAATTCTTAGACATAGCTCCACCAGCAccggagaagaggagagaaataaagaggcctaggtggttcgatgagtacactgcaatgaagaaaaggaataagaaatcgaagacagcagtgaatgtggatcctttgagggttgttgatggtaaattacttatgacctttcaccagtggttgcttggcaccattgggaataaatatccgagggaatgcttctcagggacacatgatgctgcttggttcctgaaactgcatactccgaggatatggctttctgactctgtaagttttctataacttcataattaaaaaatgttgaaaatttatttaaatgtttctatatGTAGTGGTACGATATAGGTACAATTGGTGTACGATGGTAGTATGATAATTATAAGTGTCaaattataaactgtttatattgtCAATGGTACGATGGTGGTACAACATTAGCACAATAGGGGTACGAtataatttgttaagtagttactattaacatcgtaattttagaatttgtagtgggacgatataggtacgatggtagtacgataatagTTAGTTTCAAATTGTTAACTTACTTTGTCAATGGTACGACAGTGGGACGCTAGTGGGTACGATGGTGTATACTACTGTAGTTTTTGCCATAAAGGTACGATGATGGTTTGACATTAgaacgatatgggtacgatagaaggttttattgttgttatttagttactatattcatgtacgattggggtacgatagttactatattcatgtctgatagttttttgtttatttattttggtacgataatgtggttactgacttaattttcctttaatgtagcatttagatGTAGCATTCCATCTCATGAGGAGGCGTCTAGAATTTTATCCTAACTTGTACCCTCAGAACTGTGTTTCtatgcctacaatttttcccGAATCATTGAAGGCTCGGTGGGACGCTTTTCCAGGTTCTGACTACTCTAGCTTTAGTTGGGATGATAGTATATTGGACCTGGTTAGGGGTGATGCAGTCCAGTTCTTACCGAGTTGGCAGAACAAGGAGTTCATTTATTTTTCCCTCTTCTTGAAAGACCAATTGCATTGGGTAGCTGTAGAGGCAGACCTGAATGGGTGGATGCTCAACATCTTTGACTCCAGTATTGGATCAATTTCCGAAAACGATTTGATCAGCTTGATGGTTGACTGGTGTTCCATTTTCCCGTTGGTCTTGCGACAGTCCGGTTCATTTGAGAACCATGAAGTTATACTCGCGCCTCAGTTGACAGCATCAGAGAGCCAGGTCAAACCCTTCGATTGGAAACTCACTCCACGTGAATTCGTACCGCAAACAAAATCCaggtgaactttattaaatatcgcatattaattattatttcttaattacaaaactttattaaattattgtttattttctaatgcagtggcgattgcggatgttacgtaattgagcatattgaacataagcttctacaactaccatttgataatgtaattgacaataatatgaaaatttttaggcaaaggtggtgtgtagacttattctaccaaaacttatgttgaacggtcttaatttttttgaattgtataatttttttgattgctctttttgtaattactacattttaatgtgtTTAATCTTTGCAATCGTACTATCATCGATCactatcgtactctatcgtacccACACATGTCTCACAAATTTCACGAAACTGTACTGAAATCATACCATCGTACCACTATCGGACCaatatcgtacattatcgtaccctaatgtcgtacattaactattgtactacatcgagcaacgtcgtaccatattgtaagatacatttaaataatcataCAACAAACGATATCGTGCATTGTCGTACCGGCATAGTGCACTAtcggaccaacactggattattacatatttaagagtttcataatggagaaaaaaacagaaaaaaacctgtaaaatccagcacataacaaatattactagttcaagcagaaataaaacataataggtcaactagaatacaaacaaaacaatttaacctcggtacttgcaagacgctttgttgtgccctttaccaccacacttgctacaacatcattgtatcacaaccttgtctccattagaaggatatcgatttttcctaattcgtctgaccttttgcttcttcggtTGGCCTACAGGTTTCTTCTCAATCGGTAGTCCAATTTGGATGTTCTTAATGTCTTCAGgcaattcccaatcatcctcatcaccaactggcaTAATTTTCCCCTCATATGTGCTCTTCCAACACTCTCTTGTGTAATATTGAGAGCACAATGCGTATATGCTAATATTTCGTTCTTGAGCAGCAGCACATGCATGTGGACAAGGAATCTTCATGATTTGGAATAGGCCACAACTGCATGTTTGTGCCTCCAAATCAACTATACCACCG
It encodes the following:
- the LOC133800285 gene encoding uncharacterized protein LOC133800285, with the protein product MSLCLLVEGVLKGREEKLMVWTDMLKMVDDVDFFFQYPWGKISYQKLLQTCQKDFVEMKKHLQKKIEKGKTQKEPKYSIYGYAAALQYWAFESNIELGQDYAVRLGQGIPRMINWQSKEKVEIHKEQIIKLFAKKLTVYPYLCARPTEEQYVRTLTDNEAPLYVDMGLEELEVGADGQPTQEALQRQAEKLAEKLAEQEEASNIFKEVPPPPAPEAPEVPPSAPHASTSSQAEQPGYSMILARLEKVEGQQSALIKGQSEILGQLQKLMTMMEYLSRPAPDPHPQSTEEGPQSPVDEDILPNDYRPDDVDDHIFRTPEDMKITVIGDTEDSEWDASGYDGVYYCSFCHKGTMMHLDVAFHLMRRRLEFYPNLYPQNCVSMPTIFPESLKARWDAFPGSDYSSFSWDDSILDLVRGDAVQFLPSWQNKEFIYFSLFLKDQLHWVAVEADLNGWMLNIFDSSIGSISENDLISLMVDWCSIFPLVLRQSGSFENHEVILAPQLTASESQVKPFDWKLTPREFVPQTKSSGDCGCYVIEHIEHKLLQLPFDNVIDNNMKIFRQRWCVDLFYQNLC